One window from the genome of Streptomyces sp. NBC_00287 encodes:
- a CDS encoding polysaccharide pyruvyl transferase family protein, whose translation MTLDQFPPSPAPDLRIGLLGSYGGCNTGDEAILKCVLSCLRAHRPQARLVVFSRNADHTRTHHPAADEVVDWEGVPQKPMLDTLAGLDLLVLGGGGILYDGEARRYLRLVRAAHERGVPTFAYAIGAGPLRESDDREAVRTVLPAMTEVVVRDEESRLVLEEVGVDRDLTVTADPALLLPPEPFTEQMMRQEGLPLDSRLVGMSVREPGRAAEKLDEDDYHALLADVADFLARRLDAHVVFVPMERQDVRHAHGVLSRMSAPDLGRILHNSYSPGEILGFMSHLDIVVGMRLHVVIFAALNGLPVLPLPYSGKVFDFARRTGAPALVGVAREQAGLLLAEVDRLWDEFPLRQEDLKARVRGLQERARETCVRLGDLLDSLDGGARAEHADLSLFTPGS comes from the coding sequence ATGACCCTCGACCAGTTCCCGCCATCTCCTGCGCCGGACCTGCGGATCGGCCTGCTCGGCTCCTACGGCGGGTGCAACACCGGCGACGAGGCGATCCTGAAGTGTGTGCTGAGCTGCCTGCGCGCCCACCGCCCGCAGGCCCGGCTCGTCGTCTTCAGCCGGAACGCCGACCACACCCGCACCCATCACCCGGCAGCCGACGAGGTCGTGGACTGGGAGGGCGTCCCGCAAAAACCCATGCTCGACACCCTGGCCGGCCTGGACCTGCTGGTCCTCGGCGGCGGCGGGATCCTGTACGACGGAGAAGCGCGCCGCTATCTGCGGCTGGTGCGGGCGGCACACGAACGCGGCGTGCCCACCTTCGCCTACGCCATCGGCGCGGGCCCGCTGCGCGAGAGCGACGACCGCGAGGCCGTACGCACCGTCCTGCCCGCGATGACCGAGGTCGTCGTACGCGACGAGGAGTCCCGACTGGTCCTGGAGGAGGTCGGAGTCGACCGCGACCTCACCGTCACCGCCGACCCCGCGCTGCTGCTCCCGCCCGAGCCCTTCACCGAGCAGATGATGCGACAGGAAGGCCTCCCCCTGGACTCCCGGCTGGTCGGGATGTCCGTACGGGAGCCCGGCCGGGCGGCCGAGAAACTGGACGAGGACGACTACCACGCCCTCCTCGCCGACGTCGCCGACTTCCTGGCCCGCCGCCTGGACGCGCACGTCGTCTTCGTCCCGATGGAACGCCAGGACGTCCGGCACGCCCACGGCGTGCTCTCCCGGATGAGCGCCCCGGACCTCGGACGCATCCTCCACAACTCCTACAGCCCCGGCGAGATCCTCGGCTTCATGAGCCACCTCGACATCGTCGTGGGCATGCGCCTGCACGTCGTGATCTTCGCCGCGCTCAACGGACTGCCCGTGCTGCCGCTGCCGTACTCCGGCAAGGTCTTCGACTTCGCACGCCGTACCGGAGCGCCCGCACTGGTCGGCGTGGCCAGGGAACAGGCCGGACTGCTGCTCGCGGAGGTGGACCGGCTCTGGGACGAGTTCCCGCTGCGCCAGGAGGACCTCAAGGCCCGAGTGCGCGGTCTGCAGGAGCGGGCCCGGGAGACCTGTGTGCGCCTGGGGGACCTGCTGGACTCCCTCGACGGCGGCGCGCGGGCGGAACACGCCGACCTGAGCCTGTTCACGCCGGGCTCGTGA
- a CDS encoding hemerythrin domain-containing protein, with protein sequence MGHGGNVIEELVTDHREVEELFGRIEALPPGHKDRKLYADQATMELVRHSVAEEAYLYPAVREHLPGGDVLADREIDDHSRAERTMKDLEGCDVGDPEFDRLIGMLMIEVRSHITDEEANLFPKLRAACPAAALDDLGDKVRMAKKTAPTRPHPSAPDTPPANKLLAPGVGMVDRLRDALSGRGKRD encoded by the coding sequence ATGGGTCACGGTGGGAACGTGATCGAGGAACTGGTGACCGACCATCGCGAGGTGGAGGAGCTCTTCGGCAGGATCGAGGCGCTGCCGCCCGGGCACAAGGACCGCAAGTTGTACGCCGACCAGGCCACGATGGAGCTGGTGCGGCACTCCGTCGCCGAGGAGGCCTACCTGTACCCGGCGGTGCGCGAGCACTTGCCCGGTGGGGATGTGCTGGCGGACCGGGAGATCGACGATCACTCCAGGGCCGAGCGGACCATGAAGGACCTGGAGGGCTGCGATGTCGGCGATCCTGAATTCGACCGGCTCATCGGCATGTTGATGATCGAGGTCCGCTCGCACATCACCGACGAGGAGGCGAACCTCTTCCCGAAGCTGCGCGCGGCCTGTCCCGCCGCCGCTCTCGACGATCTCGGTGACAAGGTCCGGATGGCGAAGAAGACGGCGCCGACCCGCCCGCATCCCTCGGCCCCGGACACCCCGCCCGCCAACAAGCTGCTGGCCCCCGGCGTCGGCATGGTCGACCGGCTGAGGGACGCGCTGAGCGGGCGCGGAAAGCGGGACTGA
- a CDS encoding hydroxyacid dehydrogenase, translating into MPAPEGTPLNSTPRPHTVLAMGAEIHRQLLAEPALHRLHTVAQVDTTTTVTDLTTADPRQLAAAEVLFTHWGAPLLTEDTLRLMPRLRAVVHAAGSVKHHVTDAVWHRGITVSSAAAANALPVAEFTLAAILFAGKRVLDIARVYADTRTHPDLLPYYRGHGNYHRTVGIVGASRIGRRVIDLLRPFDLDVLLYDPYIDAHEARALGVEPVGLDELARRGDVVSIHAPQLPETHHMFDARRLALLKDGATLVNTARGNLVDTDALTAHLVTGRLHAVLDVTEPDVPPADSPLYTLPNVLLTPHIAGSLGNELGRMTDWAVDEVARYAQGLPLAYEVAPDELIRSA; encoded by the coding sequence ATGCCCGCACCGGAAGGCACCCCCCTGAACAGCACGCCCCGCCCGCACACCGTTCTGGCCATGGGCGCCGAGATCCACCGCCAACTCCTGGCCGAACCCGCCCTGCACCGCCTGCACACCGTCGCCCAGGTCGACACGACCACCACGGTCACCGACCTCACCACCGCCGACCCACGTCAACTCGCCGCCGCCGAAGTCCTGTTCACCCACTGGGGCGCCCCCCTGCTCACCGAGGACACGCTGCGCCTGATGCCCCGGCTGCGCGCGGTCGTGCACGCCGCGGGCTCCGTCAAGCACCATGTCACCGACGCCGTATGGCACCGCGGCATCACCGTCTCCTCCGCCGCCGCCGCCAACGCCCTGCCCGTCGCCGAGTTCACCCTCGCCGCCATCCTCTTCGCCGGCAAACGCGTCCTCGACATCGCCCGCGTCTACGCCGACACCCGCACCCACCCCGACCTGCTGCCGTACTACCGCGGCCACGGCAACTACCACCGCACCGTCGGCATCGTCGGCGCCTCCCGCATCGGCCGCCGCGTCATCGACCTGCTGCGCCCCTTCGACCTCGACGTCCTGCTCTACGACCCCTACATCGACGCCCACGAGGCCCGCGCCCTCGGCGTCGAACCCGTCGGCCTGGACGAACTGGCCCGGCGCGGCGACGTGGTGTCGATCCACGCACCCCAACTCCCCGAGACCCACCACATGTTCGACGCCCGCCGCCTCGCCCTCCTCAAGGACGGCGCCACCCTCGTCAACACCGCCCGCGGCAACCTCGTCGACACCGACGCGCTCACCGCACACCTGGTCACCGGCCGCCTGCACGCCGTCCTCGACGTCACCGAACCGGACGTACCCCCGGCCGACTCACCGCTGTACACGCTGCCCAACGTGCTGCTCACCCCGCACATCGCCGGCTCCCTCGGCAATGAACTCGGCCGGATGACCGACTGGGCCGTCGACGAGGTCGCCCGCTACGCCCAGGGCCTGCCGCTGGCGTACGAGGTAGCCCCGGACGAGCTGATCCGTTCGGCCTGA
- a CDS encoding substrate-binding domain-containing protein, with amino-acid sequence MRLHVDQRHERVLELVRERRSIRVAELAAELGVSAVTLRRDVEALAAQGRVHRLHGAVVWPEETAVEPRERPQGAGGAVIGMIVPTTNYIFADIVRGAREAVAAQGGRLVLGVSGYVDAEDSVQAEHLIAGGAQGLLVAPSWFGGVPEGGQEKWLLEHDVPALLVERSAPPGNPAAVLDRVRTDRAHGAAVAVGHFASLGHRKITAVLQEGPHAVQISAGFRAAVQALGLDVDIDAPAVREHGDYEASVDHLVDAVQKRGVTAALVHSDEDAIVLVPRLQAAGVRVPDDLALIAYDDEVAGMSDVPLTAIAPPKRSVGELAAKLLLQRLAERRGGQQPGPGQHLDLLPVLRIRSSCGGAAITL; translated from the coding sequence ATGCGACTCCATGTCGACCAGCGCCATGAGCGCGTGCTCGAACTCGTCCGCGAACGGCGCAGTATCCGGGTCGCCGAACTCGCCGCCGAACTCGGCGTGTCCGCGGTGACGTTGAGGCGGGACGTGGAGGCGCTGGCCGCTCAGGGGCGGGTGCACCGGCTGCACGGCGCCGTGGTGTGGCCGGAGGAGACGGCGGTCGAGCCGCGTGAGCGGCCGCAGGGCGCCGGGGGCGCGGTGATCGGAATGATCGTGCCGACCACGAACTACATCTTCGCCGACATCGTGCGCGGTGCCCGGGAGGCCGTCGCGGCCCAGGGCGGACGGCTGGTCCTCGGTGTGTCCGGGTACGTCGACGCGGAGGACTCCGTCCAGGCCGAGCACCTCATCGCCGGCGGCGCGCAGGGACTGCTCGTCGCGCCCAGCTGGTTCGGGGGCGTACCGGAGGGCGGCCAGGAGAAGTGGCTGCTGGAGCACGATGTGCCGGCCCTGCTGGTGGAACGCTCGGCGCCGCCCGGCAACCCCGCCGCCGTCCTGGACCGGGTCCGCACCGACCGCGCCCACGGCGCCGCCGTCGCCGTCGGCCACTTCGCCTCCCTCGGCCACCGCAAGATCACCGCCGTGCTCCAGGAGGGCCCGCACGCCGTCCAGATCTCCGCCGGATTCCGGGCCGCGGTGCAGGCGCTCGGGCTCGACGTCGACATCGACGCCCCCGCGGTGCGCGAACACGGCGACTACGAGGCGAGCGTCGACCATCTCGTCGACGCCGTGCAGAAACGGGGCGTGACAGCGGCGCTGGTGCACAGCGACGAGGACGCGATCGTGCTGGTGCCACGGCTCCAGGCCGCCGGTGTCCGGGTGCCGGACGACCTGGCGCTCATCGCCTACGACGACGAGGTCGCCGGAATGTCCGACGTCCCGCTCACCGCGATCGCCCCGCCCAAGCGCTCGGTGGGGGAACTGGCCGCCAAGCTGCTGCTCCAGCGGCTCGCCGAGCGCCGCGGCGGACAGCAGCCCGGCCCTGGTCAACACCTCGATCTGCTGCCCGTATTGAGGATCCGCTCGTCCTGCGGCGGTGCGGCGATCACTCTGTGA
- a CDS encoding carbohydrate ABC transporter permease, translating to MSTLTQDTAPTAKTPAATERPTAARRRPAGALLSKGVVNGLLIVAAFYTLMPISWLLFAATKNHRDLFATSGFAFGDFNLFTNLERVFTFNDGIYLRWFGNSILYSVVGSAVSTFICVATGYAFDKYEFRGKEKLFGLVLAGVLVPTTVIQLPMYLLATKAGVVNTYWALLLPALVNPFGVYLARVFSEGYVPGEVLEAARVDGAGELRTFARIGLPMLAPGFMTIFLFSFTASWNNFFGALVMLNDEQLYPVNLGLFMWNSVTQQQPEFYSLVITGSLVAVVPLIVAFVCLQRFWRSGLTAGAVK from the coding sequence ATGAGCACTCTCACCCAGGACACCGCACCCACCGCCAAGACCCCGGCCGCCACCGAACGCCCCACGGCCGCCCGCAGACGCCCCGCCGGCGCCCTGCTCTCCAAGGGCGTCGTCAACGGACTGCTGATCGTCGCCGCGTTCTACACCCTGATGCCCATCAGCTGGCTGCTCTTCGCCGCCACCAAGAACCACCGCGACCTGTTCGCCACCTCCGGCTTCGCCTTCGGCGACTTCAACCTGTTCACCAACCTCGAACGCGTCTTCACCTTCAACGACGGCATCTATCTGCGCTGGTTCGGCAACAGCATCCTCTACTCCGTCGTCGGCTCCGCCGTCTCCACCTTCATCTGCGTCGCCACCGGCTACGCCTTCGACAAATACGAATTCCGCGGCAAGGAGAAGCTGTTCGGCCTGGTCCTGGCCGGCGTCCTCGTCCCCACCACGGTCATCCAGCTGCCGATGTACCTGCTGGCCACCAAGGCCGGCGTGGTCAACACCTACTGGGCGCTGCTGCTGCCCGCCCTGGTCAACCCCTTCGGCGTCTACCTCGCCCGCGTCTTCTCCGAGGGCTATGTCCCCGGCGAGGTCCTGGAGGCCGCCCGCGTCGACGGCGCCGGCGAACTGCGCACCTTCGCCCGCATCGGACTGCCCATGCTCGCGCCGGGCTTCATGACCATCTTCCTGTTCTCGTTCACCGCCAGCTGGAACAACTTCTTCGGCGCCCTGGTGATGCTCAACGACGAACAGCTCTACCCGGTCAACCTCGGCCTGTTCATGTGGAACAGCGTCACCCAGCAGCAGCCCGAGTTCTATTCGCTCGTCATCACCGGCTCTCTCGTCGCCGTCGTCCCGCTGATCGTCGCCTTCGTCTGCCTCCAGCGCTTCTGGCGCTCCGGGCTGACCGCCGGCGCGGTGAAGTGA
- a CDS encoding ABC transporter substrate-binding protein yields the protein MTRTTRSFRSTATLAAVAALGLLATACGGGDSTDTADGGKPVTLTYWTWTLGAKSTVEAFNKTHKDIKVELTEIPSGTEGYSKLANAVKAGNAPDVATIEYQMVPEFASQGNLIDLTEYAGETVKTKFPQAVQDLVTFGGKTWTVPYDAAPQLYYYRTDLFKKFGIEVPTTWDEFKTAAEKVKKQDKSVRLASMPKNDPALLAALSWQAGAKWFSVEGDAWKPAVDDAATNKVTGYWDGLIEDDLVQSYTGYSPEETKARTSGKTLSFLGASWSAGGMKTAMPDLAGKWAVAPMPNWGTAATGNYGGTSYGVLKGSDNAEAAAEFITWLTTNKAGVQARLADLESPSSALPANPEMREVAAAKFDTAYLNGQDLYGLASEQAEAIVPGWTWGPNQMDVYTAVQDQTAKSDFTAGVKAGQQKAESGITERGLKLAK from the coding sequence ATGACGCGCACTACACGTTCGTTCCGCAGCACCGCCACCCTTGCCGCTGTCGCCGCCCTCGGCCTGCTCGCCACCGCCTGCGGCGGCGGCGACTCGACCGACACCGCCGACGGCGGCAAGCCGGTCACCCTCACCTACTGGACCTGGACACTCGGGGCCAAGTCGACCGTGGAGGCGTTCAACAAGACGCACAAGGACATCAAGGTCGAGCTCACCGAGATACCGAGCGGCACCGAGGGCTACAGCAAGCTCGCCAACGCCGTGAAGGCGGGCAACGCGCCCGATGTGGCCACGATCGAGTACCAGATGGTCCCCGAGTTCGCCAGCCAGGGCAATTTGATCGATCTGACCGAGTACGCAGGCGAAACGGTCAAGACGAAGTTCCCGCAGGCCGTCCAGGACCTGGTGACCTTCGGCGGCAAGACCTGGACCGTTCCCTACGACGCGGCCCCGCAGCTCTACTACTACCGCACTGACCTGTTCAAGAAGTTCGGCATCGAAGTCCCCACCACCTGGGACGAGTTCAAGACGGCCGCCGAGAAGGTCAAGAAGCAGGACAAGAGTGTCCGCCTCGCCTCCATGCCGAAGAACGACCCCGCCCTGCTGGCCGCCCTGTCGTGGCAGGCGGGCGCGAAGTGGTTCTCCGTCGAGGGCGACGCCTGGAAGCCCGCCGTGGACGACGCCGCGACCAACAAGGTCACCGGCTACTGGGACGGCCTGATCGAGGACGACCTCGTGCAGTCGTACACCGGCTACAGCCCCGAGGAGACCAAGGCCCGCACCTCCGGCAAGACCCTCTCCTTCCTCGGCGCCTCCTGGTCCGCGGGCGGCATGAAGACCGCCATGCCCGACCTCGCCGGCAAGTGGGCCGTCGCCCCCATGCCGAACTGGGGCACCGCCGCCACCGGCAACTACGGCGGCACCTCCTACGGCGTCCTCAAGGGCAGCGACAACGCCGAGGCGGCCGCCGAGTTCATCACCTGGCTCACCACGAACAAGGCCGGTGTCCAGGCCCGCCTCGCCGACCTGGAGTCGCCGAGCAGTGCCCTGCCGGCCAACCCCGAGATGCGTGAGGTGGCCGCGGCGAAGTTCGACACCGCGTACCTGAACGGCCAGGACCTCTACGGGCTCGCCTCCGAGCAGGCCGAGGCCATCGTGCCCGGCTGGACCTGGGGCCCGAACCAGATGGACGTCTACACCGCCGTCCAGGACCAGACCGCCAAGTCCGACTTCACCGCGGGCGTCAAGGCCGGGCAGCAGAAGGCCGAGTCGGGCATCACGGAGCGCGGCCTGAAGCTCGCGAAGTAG
- a CDS encoding carbohydrate ABC transporter permease produces MAAPSAPAVRPVAERAPAPRPPAASKLRRSQRRAAALFIVPFFVLFAVVMAAPIAYAVWMSLFQERSSGLGFGGTERVFAGLGNYTKALSDSGFRASFGHIALYCALYIPVMIGGSLALALLVDSALARAKRFFQLALFLPHAIPGLIASIIWIYLYTPGLSPVLDWIGAFGGSWDFYRNDHVLTSLVNLTAWQWTGYNMVIFYAALQAVPREVIEAAVVDGAGALRTALQIKVPMIASAVVMTVLFTCVGAIQIFTEPKLLNQRGAPSIDTEWSPTLYIWKAGFVQHDYGLAAAASLLLAALGVALSYLVTRIGNRWKAAQ; encoded by the coding sequence GTGGCAGCACCCTCCGCCCCAGCCGTGCGCCCCGTGGCCGAACGCGCACCCGCGCCCCGGCCGCCCGCCGCCTCGAAGCTGCGGCGCAGCCAGCGTCGCGCCGCCGCCCTGTTCATCGTTCCGTTCTTCGTGCTGTTCGCCGTGGTGATGGCGGCGCCCATCGCCTACGCGGTGTGGATGAGCCTGTTCCAGGAGCGTTCCTCCGGGCTCGGATTCGGCGGCACCGAGCGGGTGTTCGCGGGCCTGGGCAACTACACCAAGGCCCTGTCCGACTCCGGCTTCCGGGCCTCCTTCGGACACATCGCGCTCTACTGCGCCCTGTACATCCCGGTGATGATCGGCGGCTCGCTCGCCCTGGCCCTGCTGGTGGACTCCGCGCTGGCCCGCGCCAAGCGGTTCTTCCAACTCGCGCTGTTCCTGCCGCATGCGATCCCCGGACTGATCGCTTCGATCATCTGGATCTACCTGTACACACCCGGTCTGAGCCCGGTGCTCGACTGGATCGGCGCGTTCGGCGGCTCATGGGACTTCTACCGCAACGACCATGTGCTCACGTCCCTGGTCAATCTGACCGCCTGGCAGTGGACCGGCTACAACATGGTCATCTTCTACGCCGCCCTGCAGGCCGTTCCGCGCGAAGTGATCGAAGCGGCCGTCGTGGACGGAGCCGGCGCCCTGCGCACCGCCCTCCAGATCAAGGTGCCGATGATCGCTTCCGCGGTCGTCATGACCGTTCTGTTCACCTGCGTCGGCGCGATCCAGATCTTCACCGAACCCAAGCTCCTCAACCAGCGCGGAGCCCCCTCCATCGACACCGAGTGGTCCCCGACCCTCTACATCTGGAAGGCCGGGTTCGTGCAGCACGACTACGGCCTGGCCGCCGCCGCGTCCCTGCTCCTCGCCGCCCTCGGCGTCGCCCTCTCCTACCTCGTCACCCGGATCGGCAACCGGTGGAAGGCCGCGCAATGA
- a CDS encoding FAD-dependent oxidoreductase, whose product MPILQAPDPDRTVTLPPRAARHGGRTDVLVVGGGPAGTAAAYAAADAGADVVLVERYGFLGGNATVALVMPLMSFHNERKQAVFDGAGHSGRLLPTDHGEGDPVVAGFLWLLLDRLTERGGCVPPSPETGYTVPFDPEIYKLVLLDLLDEVGVRMLFHSFASTALPLDDGWRVVFETKSGPVVIDAGVVVDGTGDGDIAAACGAPYEIGRPEDGLVQPMTLMFRIVDFLQPRFTEYVSEHPDQWRGVHGLWDLVRAATETGELRLPREDILFFGTPHPREVSVNSTRVTRALGTDVWDLSRAEFTARRQMAQIDRFLRRHVPGFDDAYVVQSGVQIGVRETRRILGDYHLTGHDILAARSFPDAVAHGAYPVDIHNPRGSGTVLKRVPRGSFYDIPLRCLLPRDTERLLVAGRCISGSHVAHSSYRVMPIAMATGQAAGVCAALSVRLDRSPRQVPHHLVQRTLRRQGAHLRLEPREPVRTGSD is encoded by the coding sequence ATGCCGATCCTGCAAGCACCTGACCCCGACCGCACCGTCACCCTGCCCCCGCGTGCGGCCCGCCACGGCGGGCGCACGGACGTGCTGGTCGTCGGCGGCGGCCCGGCCGGCACCGCCGCGGCCTACGCGGCGGCCGACGCCGGTGCCGACGTCGTGCTCGTGGAGCGCTACGGCTTCCTCGGCGGCAACGCCACCGTGGCCCTGGTCATGCCGCTGATGTCGTTCCACAACGAGCGCAAACAGGCCGTGTTCGACGGCGCGGGCCACAGCGGTCGGCTGCTGCCCACCGACCACGGCGAGGGCGACCCCGTGGTGGCGGGATTCCTCTGGCTGCTCCTGGACCGGCTCACCGAGCGAGGCGGCTGCGTTCCGCCGTCCCCCGAGACCGGCTACACCGTCCCCTTCGACCCGGAGATCTACAAACTCGTCCTCCTCGATCTGCTCGACGAGGTAGGCGTCCGCATGCTGTTCCACTCCTTCGCCTCCACCGCGCTGCCCCTCGACGACGGCTGGCGCGTGGTCTTCGAGACCAAGTCGGGCCCCGTGGTGATCGACGCGGGCGTCGTCGTCGACGGCACGGGGGACGGCGACATCGCCGCCGCCTGCGGGGCGCCGTACGAGATCGGCCGGCCGGAGGACGGTCTGGTGCAGCCGATGACGCTCATGTTCCGCATCGTCGACTTCCTCCAGCCGCGGTTCACCGAGTACGTCAGCGAACATCCCGACCAGTGGCGGGGCGTGCACGGGCTGTGGGACCTCGTCCGGGCGGCCACCGAGACAGGCGAACTGCGGCTGCCGCGCGAGGACATCCTGTTCTTCGGCACCCCGCACCCCCGGGAGGTCAGCGTCAACAGCACCCGGGTCACCCGGGCGCTCGGCACCGATGTGTGGGACCTCAGCCGCGCCGAGTTCACCGCCCGCCGCCAGATGGCCCAGATCGACCGCTTCCTGCGCCGCCACGTACCCGGCTTCGACGACGCCTACGTGGTGCAGAGCGGCGTCCAGATCGGGGTACGGGAGACCCGCCGCATCCTCGGCGACTACCACCTGACCGGCCACGACATCCTCGCGGCGCGCTCCTTCCCCGACGCCGTCGCGCACGGCGCCTACCCCGTCGACATCCACAACCCCCGGGGCAGCGGCACCGTCCTCAAACGCGTCCCGCGCGGCAGCTTCTACGACATTCCGCTGCGCTGTCTGCTGCCCCGGGACACGGAGCGGCTGCTGGTGGCCGGGCGGTGCATCTCGGGATCGCACGTGGCCCACTCCTCGTACCGCGTGATGCCCATCGCGATGGCGACCGGGCAGGCGGCCGGAGTCTGCGCCGCCCTGTCGGTCCGGCTCGACCGCAGTCCACGTCAGGTGCCCCACCACCTGGTCCAGCGCACACTGCGCCGCCAGGGCGCGCACCTGCGCCTGGAACCGAGGGAACCGGTGCGGACGGGGTCGGACTAG